Below is a window of Fimbriimonadaceae bacterium DNA.
GCCGATTGCGAAGAAAGCGTCGGGCTGGGATTATCTTAAAACTGTAGCAGTTTCGCGCATTTTCTTAGACAATATCGATAATCTACAGGTGTCTATCCTCACCCAGGGACCGAAGATCGCACAGACCGCGCTGAACTACGGCGCGAACGACTTCGGCTCGATCATGATTGAGGAGAACGTCGTTTCTGCGGCGGGCAATAAGTTCATCCTGAGCGCTGAAGAGTTCGAGCGAGAGATTCGGGATGCGGGCTATGAGCCGCATCGAAGAAACACGCGGTACGAATTGATTTGAGTTTTGTGATCAGTAATCGGTGATCGGTGATCCGATATCCGAAATCCGACAGGAGCGCATGTTGAGTTCATCTGCTGGCAAGACGCTCATCCTGTACAGACCCGTTGGACAGGCCGAACTGGACCTCATCGCACAGTCCGGCTATGCCGCCTTCCCTCCCCGACTCCCGATCCAGCCGATCTTCTACCCTGTCCTCAGCGAGGAGTACGCCATCCAGATCGCTCGCGATTGGAACACAAAGGATGCTGCTTCCGGGTTCGTGGGCTATGTGACGCGGTTTGAGGTGGATGCGGAGTGGGCGGCGCGGTATCCGGTGCAGACTGCCGGGGCTTCCCAGCATCAGGAGCTGTGGATACCTGCGGAGGAGTTGGAGGATTTCAACGCACATATCGTCGGGAAGATCGAAGTCATCCAGCGCTTTTCAAAAGAGGCTTAGGATCTCTCACGGCCCGTCACCCGCGCCTTGTTCACTTCGTGCACCGCCTCCCCATCAAGGGGGAAGAGTTCTCTTTTCGCGGGTTTCTTTGAGATTGCCGCTAAACTCTTGCCGTGGCGTGCAGACACTTTCGCGTGACGGGCTACGTTCAAGGCGTCGGGTTTAGGATGTTCGTTCAAGAGACGGCATTGACGCTCGGGTGTAAAGGAGAAGTCTGGAACTCTCGTGACGGCGCAGTGGAGCTGGTTGCCGAGCACGATATCGAAGCCATCTTGAACGACCTTACGCTTCGGCTTCGCGGTGGTCCCGGCCGGGTGGAATCGGTGCAGGATCTAGGGGTCGTGAGTGGGTTAAGTTTTGAGGGATTCGAGATTGGGCCGAGTCGATAATTTACTTGGCGTCTGGAACGAGGAGAGCTAAACTGATTCCATGCTAACAGCCCTGCTCACTGCACTAGCATTGAACGGAAATGGCTTTCCCCAGTCTGAGGGACTTTTGCTCGTTCCAGCGAGGAGTACTCAAACACTGTACTTCAAGGAGTTCAAGACTCGCGATTATTCACCTGACCGGCTTTCTATTGAGCTTGAAGACGTTGCCTTGGTTCAATGGAACAACATTGTTCTGAGCTGGAATGTAGAGCGTGACACCGATGCGACAATCAAGTTTGAGGTCAGACCTGTATTCTGGGATCAGCGCGGCCCTTATTTCACGCTGGGCACATGGAGTTTGAAGGGGGTGCGTGAGAGTACGAACGGCCAATCGAACACTTTCGGCAAAGTGCAAACGGACATCTTGGTGCTTAACGAGGCGGTCAGAAAAATCGACATACGAATCACGTCGGATAGACCTCTCCTCGCTGCAAACGGGCATCCCTTGATCAAGTCTCTATTTGTCAGCGCCGTCGATTCAAGAACACCAACTCCAGTCCCACAGACTTCGGAAGAGTTCATAAGTAGATATATGAGCCCTGAATCGAGCAAGCCGGGAACAGCCCTAAGGAAGGGCGACCCAATTTTCATCACTTCTGCTGGACCTATGACTTTTGAGGTTACTTTTCGGGAAGCATGGGGCAAGCTCCTTCTTGTCCCCCAGCGCTGCCAAGGCGACTACCCCAACGGCAGCGCCATTTGCAGCCCAACTGCAACATCCATGATCCTCGCTTACTGGGCAAATAAGCTGAACCGTCCAGAGTTGGATGAGGGTGTCGAAAGAGTTTGCGCGGCCGTCAACGACCCGAATTGGCCGGGCACCGGAAATTGGCCCTTTAACACTGCTTATGCCGGGAGCTTCCCAGGAATGCGAGGCTTGGTTGCTCGGCTTGAGAGCAGCGCAACCCTTGAACAACTGATCGCCAAAGGCATCCCGGTCGCATGCTCTGTGAGTTACGATCTTCTGAAAGGTAAGGATAAGCAGGGCAAGAAGGACGGACACCTCGTCGTCTGTGTCGGCTTCACAAAGAACGGCGATCCCATTTTCAATGACCCCGGCAAGCGAATCGTGCGCCAAACCTACGACCGTTGGGCGTTCGAGCGAGCATGGGCTACATCGAATCGTACAACTTATCTCATTTTTCCTGAGTCGCATGACTCAGTCATTAGGCTCATCAGTAACAGGTATTCGGGACCCTAGCCTCAAACTGTCCCACATGCCCTACCGCCCCAAGCCGTAATCTCGGATACTGGGTTCGCTTATGAAAAAGGTCGCCGTTGTCCTTCTCATCGTCGTTGTGGTCATCTGTGGAATTGGGGGATACATGGTGAAGACCATGGGCGCAGCCCAAAAAGCAGCGGCTGAAGCGAAGAAGGGAGTCATCAAAGTTGAACGCGGTGAGATCCTCCGCAAGGTCGTCGAAACCGGAACTGCCGATGCCGTGAAGGCTGTGGAGGTCCGCAGCAGGGCTACAGGCCGACTTCTCAAGATGTATGTCCAAGAGGGCGATATCGTCAAGCAAGGCCAGCTCATCGCCGAGATTGACCCCCAAGAGACTCAGCTTCGCGTCGATCAGGACAACGCCACGCTGTCAGGGGCGCGCAGTTCTATCGCCAGACAGGATATTGAGATAGAGCAGCGTCGGATTACGGCAAAGGCGGCCTACGATACCGCTGTTGCTCGCCTTGCTCAACTTCAAAATGAACTTGTTGCCCAGCCCAAACTCACAAGTGCTGCGATCCGACAGGCAAAGGCAAATTTGGACTCGGCGAAGCAGGGCCACGATCTTCTTCTCAAGTCAACTCAACCCAATGCTCGCACAGAAGCCCAGCGGGCGCTCACCGAAGCTAAAGCAACTTTCGACACCTCCGAGCAGGAATACAAGCGCATCGAAGAGCTGGTTAAGCTGGGATACGTTGCCGGACAGCGGCTCGACACAGCCCGCCAAGAGATCGCCATCGCACGGGTACGGCTACGATCTGCTCAGGATCAATTGGACCGCCTCGACGAGCAGCAAAAGATTGAGCGATCTCGATCCGAAGAATCGATCCGGCAAGCGCAGGCCGAATATGACCGCGCAGTGGTCAACAGCATTCAAGATGTCAACAAGAAGCGAGACGTTGAGCAGGCCCAAGCTGAAGTTGCCCGCGCCAAAGCAGGTCTACGTGACGTCGAGGCCATGCAGCAGTCCAAGAAGGAAACGGCAGCCAACCTGACTCGGCTTAGCAGTGTCCTTCAGGATAGCCAGCGTCAGCTTAACGAAACAAAGATTATCGCTCCGGTGGATGGCGTTGTCGCCAAGCGCTATCTTGAGATCGGCGATCTCGTTACGGGCCTCAGCGGGTTCTCCCAAGGAACGGCGATCTTCCGCATCGAAGACCGCGACTCGATGCGAGTCCGCTTGGAGATCAACGAAATCGACACCGCCCGACTCAAGGTCGGAATGGAGGCCATCGTCACTGTTGACGCCCTCCCCGAGAAGACCTTCAAGGGCACCGTCAAGCGTATCGCTCCTGCCAGTACAAGCCTCGCTGCTGCAGGGCAAGGTGGAGCGGCAGCTAGCGCCGATGCGGTGGTGAAGTACGAGGTTGAGGTCTGGCTGGCCAATAGTGACAGCGCGCTCCGATCCGGAATGTCAGCCAAGTGCACGATGGAAGTTCTCCGACGCGATAATGTCCTGCGCCTGCCCGCCGAATACGTTGGCAAGGATAAAGAAGGTTCGTTCGTCATGCTCAAGGGCACAGGCAAAGATGCCAAGCCTAAACGTACTCCGGTGCAAACTGGCGCTTCGAGTGGAGCCTACATCGAGATTTTGAGCGGGGTCTCTGAAGGAGCCGAAGTCGATCGGCCCAAGTTCACTGGTCCAGAACGACAAGGATTTATGCAGGCGGGTGGAGACGGCGAATAATGGGCTTGTGGCAATCGTTTCTCGTTGCCCTCGACATGCTTCGGACGCATAAGCTGCGTGCGTTGCTCACTATGCTCGGCGTTATCATCGGCGTCTTTTCCGTGACCATCATCGTCATGATCTCGAACGGATTCCAAGCCTACATGAACGGACAGTTCAACCAGTTTGGAGCCGACACCATCTATCTCTTCTTCGATCCCGGCCGACAGCGCGGACAGTCGCTGGGCAGCATTGACGGACTGCGGATGGACGATGTCACCTATTTGCGCGAGCGAATCCCGGCGCTTGATATCATCTCTCCGATGACGGATGGCGGAAAGCTGGAAGCATCTCACGAAGGCGAAAGCCTGGACAAAGCGGCGCTCAAGGGTGTTGACGAGTACTACCTGGAGATGAGCAACTATGAAATCACCCAGGGTCGCTCGATCAACAAAGCCGATCTCGAAAACCTTGCAAACGTCTGTGTCATCGGCGACGAAACCAAGAATCGGCTCTTCAAGGCGGAAAACCCGCTAGGCAAGATCATTACGTTCCGAGGTCTATCGGTAGAAGTCGTTGGCGTGATGAAGAAGCACAGCGCCTTTGGCGACAGCAACGAATTCGATGTCCTCGTGCCGCTGAGCACCTTTCAAAAGAAATGGTCGGGCGATGACCGGGTCATGTTCATCAGCATGCGCCCGAAGGAGGGTGAGAAGGTCAAAGTCGTTATGGATCGAGTTTGGGAGGCGATGATGGCACGCTCAAACAATAAGCGTCTTTACCGCCTCGACTCGAACGAATCGGTTCTTCAAGTTCTCAACGGCATCTTCGGAATGGCTGGCATCATGCTTGCCGGAATCGCGGCGCTTTCACTGCTCGTAGGTGGCATCGGCATCATGAACATCATGCTGGTTTCCGTCACCGAGCGCACCAAGGAGATCGGCCTGCGCAAGGCCATCGGCGCGCGCAGCGGCACCGTCCTCAGCCAGTTCCTCGTCGAATCGGCGACTCTTAGCTTGGTCGGTGGAATTATCGGCATGACCTTCGCGTGGATTTTTGGGCAATTGGTGCAGATCCTCACCGCGTCGTTGAAGTTTCCAACCGAAGAGGGCTTAGCCACGCCCTTCCCCATTACGGCCGCCATCGGGGCTGCTATTTTCTCAGCTTTTATCGG
It encodes the following:
- a CDS encoding acylphosphatase, whose amino-acid sequence is MFVQETALTLGCKGEVWNSRDGAVELVAEHDIEAILNDLTLRLRGGPGRVESVQDLGVVSGLSFEGFEIGPSR
- a CDS encoding peptidase C39 family protein, with the protein product MLTALLTALALNGNGFPQSEGLLLVPARSTQTLYFKEFKTRDYSPDRLSIELEDVALVQWNNIVLSWNVERDTDATIKFEVRPVFWDQRGPYFTLGTWSLKGVRESTNGQSNTFGKVQTDILVLNEAVRKIDIRITSDRPLLAANGHPLIKSLFVSAVDSRTPTPVPQTSEEFISRYMSPESSKPGTALRKGDPIFITSAGPMTFEVTFREAWGKLLLVPQRCQGDYPNGSAICSPTATSMILAYWANKLNRPELDEGVERVCAAVNDPNWPGTGNWPFNTAYAGSFPGMRGLVARLESSATLEQLIAKGIPVACSVSYDLLKGKDKQGKKDGHLVVCVGFTKNGDPIFNDPGKRIVRQTYDRWAFERAWATSNRTTYLIFPESHDSVIRLISNRYSGP
- a CDS encoding efflux RND transporter periplasmic adaptor subunit, producing MKKVAVVLLIVVVVICGIGGYMVKTMGAAQKAAAEAKKGVIKVERGEILRKVVETGTADAVKAVEVRSRATGRLLKMYVQEGDIVKQGQLIAEIDPQETQLRVDQDNATLSGARSSIARQDIEIEQRRITAKAAYDTAVARLAQLQNELVAQPKLTSAAIRQAKANLDSAKQGHDLLLKSTQPNARTEAQRALTEAKATFDTSEQEYKRIEELVKLGYVAGQRLDTARQEIAIARVRLRSAQDQLDRLDEQQKIERSRSEESIRQAQAEYDRAVVNSIQDVNKKRDVEQAQAEVARAKAGLRDVEAMQQSKKETAANLTRLSSVLQDSQRQLNETKIIAPVDGVVAKRYLEIGDLVTGLSGFSQGTAIFRIEDRDSMRVRLEINEIDTARLKVGMEAIVTVDALPEKTFKGTVKRIAPASTSLAAAGQGGAAASADAVVKYEVEVWLANSDSALRSGMSAKCTMEVLRRDNVLRLPAEYVGKDKEGSFVMLKGTGKDAKPKRTPVQTGASSGAYIEILSGVSEGAEVDRPKFTGPERQGFMQAGGDGE
- a CDS encoding ABC transporter permease, translating into MGLWQSFLVALDMLRTHKLRALLTMLGVIIGVFSVTIIVMISNGFQAYMNGQFNQFGADTIYLFFDPGRQRGQSLGSIDGLRMDDVTYLRERIPALDIISPMTDGGKLEASHEGESLDKAALKGVDEYYLEMSNYEITQGRSINKADLENLANVCVIGDETKNRLFKAENPLGKIITFRGLSVEVVGVMKKHSAFGDSNEFDVLVPLSTFQKKWSGDDRVMFISMRPKEGEKVKVVMDRVWEAMMARSNNKRLYRLDSNESVLQVLNGIFGMAGIMLAGIAALSLLVGGIGIMNIMLVSVTERTKEIGLRKAIGARSGTVLSQFLVESATLSLVGGIIGMTFAWIFGQLVQILTASLKFPTEEGLATPFPITAAIGAAIFSAFIGVVFGLYPAYRASRLSPIDALRTE